In the genome of Coraliomargarita algicola, one region contains:
- a CDS encoding glycosyltransferase: protein MTHILIVSEPGIDGVFRHVEGLIHYLLESGVKVDFAYSSTRAGPTLIELVHNVKAAGGESIDLATSNAPSIKDLRALIRLRAFVQRRQPNVIHGHSSKAGALVRLLPIQKHIRRYYTPHAYYGMGGNKGLKASVFNVIEQLLGNCGRTIHLSPEESDFAKSTLRLTKAESIIIPNGVDFSLFRPCTSTSERLQIRQELGIVPDDIVIGSIGRLSYQKDPGTLYRAFAHFRRNTKNTDNVKLLHVGNGEVKDTVELTELAEQLEITEHIIRPPYRTDPEVFYRAMDAFCLSSRYEGLPYTGLEALASNLPLILADSPGLKSFGNIQYGFNQVYYGKTECPQSIANAMQQWFKAKHITTEHRALAEQHFSIQVACRQILELYQTE from the coding sequence ATGACTCACATTCTGATTGTTTCTGAACCAGGCATCGACGGCGTCTTTCGTCATGTCGAAGGGCTAATCCATTATCTATTAGAATCGGGCGTGAAAGTAGATTTCGCTTATTCATCGACACGCGCGGGTCCTACTCTCATAGAATTAGTTCATAATGTTAAGGCCGCAGGCGGTGAAAGTATTGATCTGGCAACGAGCAATGCCCCCTCAATCAAAGATTTGCGTGCGCTAATACGCTTAAGAGCATTTGTTCAAAGGCGGCAACCGAATGTCATCCATGGCCATTCATCCAAAGCAGGTGCCCTCGTTCGCCTGCTCCCGATACAAAAACATATTCGCCGGTATTACACTCCACATGCTTACTATGGAATGGGGGGCAACAAAGGCCTAAAAGCATCCGTATTTAACGTAATTGAGCAATTACTGGGAAACTGTGGCCGCACCATTCACCTATCCCCCGAAGAATCTGATTTCGCCAAGTCAACACTTAGGCTCACTAAGGCTGAGAGCATAATCATTCCCAATGGAGTCGACTTCTCACTCTTTCGTCCTTGCACGTCCACGAGTGAACGCCTGCAAATACGTCAAGAACTTGGAATCGTGCCAGATGACATTGTAATTGGATCGATTGGACGTCTTAGCTATCAAAAAGATCCGGGCACGCTTTATCGCGCTTTTGCTCATTTCCGACGAAATACAAAAAATACCGACAATGTGAAATTACTACATGTTGGCAATGGTGAGGTCAAAGACACCGTGGAACTGACAGAGCTGGCGGAGCAGCTAGAGATCACGGAACATATAATACGTCCCCCCTATCGGACAGACCCTGAAGTTTTCTATCGGGCGATGGACGCGTTTTGTCTCAGTAGCCGCTACGAAGGCCTTCCTTACACAGGTTTAGAAGCGTTAGCTAGCAATTTGCCATTAATTCTAGCAGACTCTCCAGGCTTAAAATCTTTCGGCAACATTCAGTATGGCTTCAATCAAGTTTATTACGGAAAAACAGAGTGCCCCCAAAGTATCGCAAATGCGATGCAGCAATGGTTTAAAGCTAAACATATAACCACAGAGCATCGCGCACTAGCAGAACAGCACTTTTCGATTCAAGTCGCCTGTCGTCAAATTTTGGAATTATATCAAACAGAGTGA
- a CDS encoding O-antigen ligase family protein gives MLAILVPHAFIVPTIFMLLYNVVILLVLVMANGGRYDWVYEWGALALWMNSVPLCARLVATRCCLLGHGPVFWLLGVWLPWMAFSAFFSYSLFNPNYTTIYNNLFSPLLPLDYQMFFPTTPNPERSRLFLQFLIGLFFMTMYLLVAPLSRRGIRRSLNMILFFGCMLAVIGSLMKLSGTQAFLWIFEFREPCAFATFFYKNHYAYFALICIGIGMGRFSYHYFKECRSAHIPETSIAYALFLSLIFVSIALAEARGAALLALLLLFYFLISLFHRLIAKRRALGLLLAIVLPMLSCFAIYQLSAPQIQRSLQRSEGQLQAIKARDLHHVKRLALYRDTWLMIRDKPFWGWGIGSFIHIHPVYAGAEFYPEGFTYPVAYEFTHSDYLQSLSEMGLIGCCLLFAPFFVLLIGLRKRDILNNRYSRWPLLAVILVAVSACFDFTLSAPAIAMGVLLVGTVAVNYAYNNDHGRLVLDHS, from the coding sequence TTGTTAGCAATTTTAGTGCCGCACGCATTCATTGTACCAACTATTTTTATGCTACTCTATAATGTTGTGATCCTACTTGTTCTCGTGATGGCTAATGGTGGGCGCTATGATTGGGTTTATGAGTGGGGGGCCCTTGCACTTTGGATGAATTCGGTGCCTTTGTGTGCTCGTCTGGTGGCGACGCGATGTTGTCTGCTGGGGCATGGTCCCGTGTTTTGGCTATTGGGCGTGTGGCTTCCGTGGATGGCGTTCTCTGCGTTTTTTAGTTATAGTTTATTTAATCCAAATTATACCACGATTTATAATAACCTGTTCAGCCCTTTGTTACCTTTGGATTATCAGATGTTTTTTCCGACGACGCCTAACCCTGAGCGCAGTCGTTTGTTTCTTCAGTTTCTTATTGGATTATTTTTTATGACAATGTACTTGCTGGTCGCTCCTTTGAGCCGACGCGGTATACGGCGTAGCTTAAATATGATTCTATTTTTTGGCTGTATGTTGGCGGTGATCGGTAGCTTGATGAAGCTTAGCGGTACTCAAGCGTTTCTATGGATTTTTGAATTTCGTGAGCCTTGTGCCTTTGCCACTTTTTTCTATAAGAATCATTACGCTTATTTTGCTCTTATTTGTATTGGGATTGGTATGGGGCGATTTAGTTATCATTACTTTAAGGAGTGTCGCAGTGCCCACATCCCTGAGACGAGTATCGCGTATGCTCTTTTTTTAAGTTTAATATTTGTTAGTATCGCATTGGCTGAAGCCAGAGGCGCGGCTTTGTTAGCGTTGCTCTTGCTGTTTTATTTTTTGATATCTTTATTTCATCGATTAATTGCTAAACGTAGAGCTCTGGGTTTGCTACTTGCTATTGTGCTGCCAATGCTCAGTTGTTTCGCAATTTATCAGTTGTCAGCCCCACAAATTCAGCGCTCTTTGCAGCGCAGTGAAGGACAGCTGCAGGCAATTAAAGCACGCGACTTGCATCATGTTAAGCGTCTTGCGCTTTATCGTGATACTTGGCTGATGATACGAGATAAACCATTCTGGGGTTGGGGGATCGGCAGCTTTATTCATATTCATCCTGTCTATGCTGGAGCTGAGTTTTATCCCGAAGGTTTCACTTATCCGGTGGCTTATGAATTTACCCACTCTGATTATTTGCAATCACTGAGTGAGATGGGGTTGATCGGCTGTTGCTTACTATTCGCTCCTTTTTTCGTGCTATTAATCGGACTTCGCAAACGTGATATACTCAATAACCGTTATAGTCGTTGGCCACTATTGGCTGTAATTTTGGTGGCTGTGAGTGCTTGTTTTGATTTTACGTTGTCGGCACCTGCTATTGCGATGGGAGTGTTACTTGTAGGAACTGTGGCTGTAAACTATGCATATAATAACGATCACGGTAGGTTGGTTTTAGATCATAGCTGA
- a CDS encoding sugar transferase — protein sequence MSFSKTRALARTPRYPARIYRGSKIKDIERLLQSGRHDTLILAESNLPAKTMLRIQEICGREMIDFMVIPDFVHTLNACLRIESFAGLPMLTQGQREISRTFNALIKRSFDIIGAVMGLLAFTPVIAYFCWRVYRESPGAVFYRQVRLGENGRPFEIIKIRSMRLDAEKQTGAKWCTQDDPRRLSVGTFMRKYNIDELPQFWNVLKGDMSLVGPRPERPELIENFKHEISFYNIRHIVKPGITGWAQINGWRGDTSLQSRIACDLEYIERWNFWFDIYICLRTLRSNKNAY from the coding sequence TTGTCATTCTCGAAGACGAGGGCACTGGCACGAACACCAAGGTACCCTGCTAGGATATATAGAGGCAGTAAAATTAAAGACATTGAGCGTCTGCTACAAAGCGGTCGCCATGACACTCTAATCTTAGCCGAGTCAAATCTACCAGCAAAAACAATGCTGCGCATCCAAGAAATCTGTGGACGTGAGATGATAGACTTCATGGTGATACCGGACTTCGTTCACACGCTCAACGCATGCCTGCGAATTGAATCTTTCGCAGGGCTCCCCATGTTAACCCAAGGCCAACGGGAGATCAGCCGTACTTTTAATGCTTTAATCAAACGTAGTTTCGACATCATTGGAGCAGTCATGGGATTGCTAGCCTTCACACCTGTCATTGCCTACTTTTGCTGGCGAGTCTATCGAGAATCACCAGGAGCCGTCTTCTACCGTCAAGTACGCCTGGGCGAAAATGGACGCCCCTTTGAAATTATAAAGATTCGAAGCATGCGCTTGGACGCCGAAAAACAAACAGGTGCAAAATGGTGCACCCAAGACGACCCTCGTCGTCTCAGTGTGGGCACATTTATGCGAAAGTATAATATCGATGAATTGCCTCAATTTTGGAATGTATTAAAGGGGGACATGAGCTTGGTCGGCCCGAGACCCGAACGCCCCGAACTGATTGAAAACTTCAAACACGAAATCAGCTTCTACAACATACGTCACATAGTCAAACCTGGCATCACCGGGTGGGCACAGATAAATGGCTGGCGTGGCGATACATCACTTCAATCGCGCATTGCCTGCGATCTGGAATACATCGAACGCTGGAACTTCTGGTTTGATATTTACATCTGTCTGCGGACACTACGATCCAATAAGAATGCTTACTAA
- the htpG gene encoding molecular chaperone HtpG: protein MSTQAPERHEFQAEVKQVLDIVVHSLYTDKEIFVRELVSNASDATEKLRHTQVAEKDADIFDADLDLEIQVTSDEEAGEITIRDFGIGMTHDELIENLGTIAHSGSKAFLNALKESGERNDNLIGQFGVGFYSVFMVADSVKVYTRSWKKEGECYCWSSDGSGAYEIEQVEGERRGTRIVISLKDEYKDFAKKNRIEEIIKKYSAFVQFPVKVDGEKLNTIGAIWLKNKSDVSDDEYKEFYKFQAKAFDEPRFWLHFNADAPLEINALLYAPTENMEGFGFGRMEPGVGLYCRKVLIDSEPKNLLPDWLRFVRGVVDSADLPLNISRESMQDSSLIQKLNKVITKRFLKTLEEKAKKEPEVYNDFWSSFGLFLKEGVTTDFTHRDQLLKLLRYESSYTEAGTTTSLADYLSRAPEGQKEIYYLFGPSREAIESGPYIEAFKARNIEVLYLYEPIDEFVMNHARAFEEKNFVSADNDDIDLDAIAPETDTDKGEALEASASEALCSFIKEKLGDEVSEVSASDRLVGSPAMIVNADKMMTAQMRKMMKAMQQKAGGPEMPGMGGEPPVKLQVNPRHPLVKNLAALHESNGELAGLISQQLLDNARIAAGLLEDPSKMVQRNYQILEQLSSK from the coding sequence ATGAGCACACAAGCACCTGAACGCCACGAATTCCAAGCCGAGGTCAAGCAAGTCCTCGATATCGTCGTCCACTCGCTCTACACGGACAAAGAAATCTTCGTCCGTGAGCTCGTCTCCAATGCGTCTGACGCCACAGAGAAGCTACGCCATACGCAAGTTGCCGAGAAGGATGCCGATATCTTCGACGCGGATCTCGACCTGGAAATTCAAGTCACCTCCGACGAAGAAGCCGGCGAAATCACCATCCGCGACTTCGGCATCGGCATGACCCACGATGAGTTGATCGAGAACCTCGGCACCATCGCTCACTCTGGCTCCAAAGCCTTCCTTAACGCGCTCAAAGAGAGTGGCGAGCGCAACGACAATCTGATCGGTCAGTTCGGTGTCGGCTTCTACTCGGTCTTTATGGTCGCCGATTCCGTCAAGGTATACACACGCTCCTGGAAAAAAGAGGGCGAGTGCTACTGCTGGTCCAGCGATGGCTCCGGTGCCTACGAGATCGAACAAGTCGAAGGTGAACGCCGTGGCACACGTATCGTGATTTCACTCAAGGATGAATATAAGGACTTCGCCAAGAAGAACCGCATCGAGGAAATCATCAAAAAGTATTCCGCATTCGTACAATTCCCCGTCAAAGTCGACGGCGAAAAGCTCAACACCATCGGCGCAATCTGGCTCAAGAATAAGAGCGACGTGAGCGACGACGAATACAAAGAGTTCTATAAATTCCAGGCTAAGGCTTTTGACGAGCCGCGCTTCTGGCTGCACTTCAATGCCGATGCACCGCTGGAAATCAACGCCCTACTCTACGCCCCCACCGAAAACATGGAAGGTTTCGGCTTCGGCCGTATGGAGCCCGGAGTCGGTCTCTACTGCCGCAAGGTGCTGATCGACAGCGAGCCCAAGAACTTACTGCCCGATTGGTTACGCTTCGTGCGCGGCGTGGTCGACAGCGCCGACTTGCCACTCAACATCTCGCGTGAGTCCATGCAGGACAGCAGCCTGATTCAAAAGCTGAACAAGGTCATCACCAAGCGCTTCCTCAAGACACTGGAAGAAAAAGCCAAAAAAGAGCCCGAAGTTTACAATGATTTCTGGAGCAGCTTCGGCCTCTTCCTCAAGGAAGGTGTCACCACTGACTTCACTCACCGCGACCAGTTGCTCAAGCTGCTGCGCTACGAGTCCTCCTACACCGAAGCAGGCACCACCACCAGCCTAGCCGACTACCTCTCACGCGCACCGGAAGGCCAAAAGGAGATCTACTACCTCTTCGGCCCCAGCCGCGAAGCGATTGAGAGCGGGCCTTATATCGAAGCCTTCAAAGCACGTAACATTGAGGTGCTCTATCTGTATGAGCCGATCGACGAGTTCGTCATGAACCACGCACGCGCTTTCGAAGAAAAGAACTTCGTCTCCGCCGACAACGACGACATCGATCTGGATGCAATTGCCCCCGAAACCGATACAGATAAGGGCGAAGCCCTTGAAGCCAGCGCTTCCGAAGCACTTTGCAGCTTCATCAAGGAAAAGCTCGGCGACGAAGTGAGCGAAGTCTCTGCCAGCGACCGTCTAGTCGGCAGCCCGGCCATGATCGTCAACGCGGACAAGATGATGACCGCCCAGATGCGCAAGATGATGAAGGCCATGCAACAAAAAGCAGGTGGCCCCGAAATGCCCGGTATGGGCGGCGAGCCTCCCGTCAAGTTGCAAGTCAACCCACGCCACCCACTGGTCAAGAACCTGGCGGCGCTCCATGAGAGCAATGGCGAACTTGCGGGCCTCATCAGCCAACAGCTACTCGATAACGCCCGCATTGCCGCCGGCCTGCTGGAAGACCCCAGTAAGATGGTGCAGCGCAATTACCAAATCCTGGAGCAACTCAGCTCAAAGTAG
- a CDS encoding SRPBCC family protein, producing the protein MSKIHHLCREQIIGTDLQTAWDFISSPQNLDRITPDDMDFEIVSKLPEQMYDGLLIEYRVGIPILGKQTWLTELKHIREQHSFVDEQRIGPYKLWYHYHEITKVKGGVRFSDQVSYVMPLGPLGAIARAIYVKNELRRIFDYRQQAMARHLISD; encoded by the coding sequence ATGTCCAAAATCCACCATCTCTGTCGCGAACAAATAATTGGCACCGACCTACAAACAGCCTGGGACTTCATCAGTTCGCCCCAAAACCTAGACCGGATCACGCCAGATGATATGGACTTTGAAATAGTCAGCAAACTGCCTGAACAGATGTATGACGGTCTGCTCATCGAATATCGCGTCGGCATCCCCATCCTAGGGAAGCAGACTTGGCTGACAGAACTAAAACATATTCGCGAACAGCACTCATTTGTAGATGAACAACGCATTGGCCCTTACAAACTCTGGTATCACTACCATGAAATCACGAAAGTAAAAGGCGGCGTGCGTTTCAGCGATCAAGTGAGTTATGTGATGCCCCTAGGGCCACTGGGCGCAATCGCACGAGCAATCTATGTAAAAAACGAACTACGACGGATCTTCGACTACCGCCAACAGGCAATGGCCCGACATCTAATATCTGATTAA
- a CDS encoding TMEM43 family protein codes for MAADSFSEISSNSWFSRIASSFKGILTGILLIIVSIVLLSWNEGRAVKRYKTLKEGAGAVVSIDSAQVDPSREGQLVHTSGTAVTTDTPSDSEFGISTHALKLTRQVEMYQWKESKSKDTQKKLGGSTETVTTYKYTKEWNTRPVRSDNFQELEGHRNPAEMRFTNSSFKASPVTVGGFTLTPSQVDMIGGAQALPFPSDYKVPSHIGESHLSPTELYIGKDPANPAIGDLKVSFAMVPEQSISLVAAQVQDSFQPYRTKVGGTINLLQSGTYSADAMIQVAQDNNKIMTWALRAGGLLLMFIGFNLLMGPLSVLADVVPFIGNIVGIGTAIVAMMLTAIAGLITIAVAWIVFRPVLAISLLLISGGVIYMIFKQAKSAKA; via the coding sequence ATGGCAGCTGACAGCTTCTCCGAAATCTCAAGCAATTCGTGGTTCTCACGGATCGCGTCCTCTTTCAAAGGCATTCTAACAGGCATCCTGTTGATCATAGTATCCATCGTACTATTGAGTTGGAATGAAGGACGGGCCGTTAAACGCTACAAAACGCTCAAAGAAGGTGCCGGGGCAGTCGTCAGCATCGACTCCGCGCAAGTCGATCCGAGCCGCGAGGGTCAGTTGGTTCACACCAGCGGCACGGCTGTGACAACAGACACCCCCTCTGACAGCGAATTTGGCATCTCCACCCATGCTCTGAAACTGACACGTCAGGTCGAGATGTATCAGTGGAAAGAAAGTAAAAGTAAAGACACGCAAAAGAAACTCGGAGGCAGCACGGAAACCGTCACCACCTACAAATACACCAAAGAGTGGAACACGCGTCCGGTGCGTTCCGATAACTTCCAAGAACTCGAGGGGCACCGCAACCCTGCAGAAATGCGATTCACCAATTCCAGCTTCAAGGCGAGCCCAGTCACAGTGGGAGGCTTCACCCTCACCCCCTCCCAAGTCGACATGATTGGTGGTGCCCAAGCGCTCCCTTTCCCTAGTGATTACAAAGTGCCCTCGCACATTGGCGAGAGCCACTTAAGCCCCACCGAGCTCTATATCGGCAAAGACCCCGCGAACCCTGCCATCGGCGATCTCAAGGTGAGCTTCGCCATGGTGCCGGAACAAAGCATCAGCCTAGTCGCCGCACAAGTGCAGGATAGCTTCCAGCCCTATCGCACTAAAGTCGGCGGCACCATCAACCTGCTACAAAGCGGCACCTACTCGGCAGATGCCATGATCCAAGTCGCTCAAGACAACAACAAGATCATGACCTGGGCGCTCCGAGCGGGCGGTCTACTGCTTATGTTCATTGGCTTCAATTTATTGATGGGCCCCCTCAGTGTGCTGGCCGATGTGGTCCCATTCATTGGCAACATTGTCGGAATCGGCACCGCCATCGTCGCGATGATGCTAACAGCCATCGCTGGACTCATCACCATCGCAGTCGCTTGGATCGTATTCCGCCCGGTGCTCGCCATAAGTTTATTACTCATCTCTGGCGGCGTGATCTACATGATCTTCAAGCAAGCAAAGAGCGCCAAGGCTTAG
- a CDS encoding type II secretion system protein: MAPRRAFTLIELLVTLAIIGILAAILIPTVGKVRERAKILEATADARSIMTAFKLYYATYGQWPTTNGKIFGSNTPGQEDWGKDAEFSDGEQVWDFITSMFKGGLGYDADGRARNPQQVAFAPFPEDKIIDGHIVDPWGNPFKFKLDVNNDGRIPRFLETHLDDPKKDQVWIGDTVIVWSRGPDGMDWRKEEAEDDPKTW, from the coding sequence ATGGCGCCGCGCAGGGCGTTTACCCTCATCGAACTGCTCGTCACGCTAGCGATTATCGGCATCTTAGCCGCCATACTCATTCCTACAGTCGGCAAAGTGCGCGAACGCGCCAAAATCCTCGAAGCCACGGCAGATGCGCGCTCTATCATGACTGCCTTTAAACTCTATTACGCGACCTACGGACAATGGCCCACAACAAATGGTAAGATATTTGGCAGTAACACCCCGGGACAAGAAGACTGGGGCAAAGATGCCGAGTTTTCCGACGGCGAACAGGTGTGGGACTTCATCACAAGTATGTTTAAGGGCGGCTTAGGTTACGATGCCGACGGACGTGCACGAAATCCACAGCAGGTTGCCTTTGCTCCATTCCCAGAAGATAAAATCATCGATGGACACATCGTCGACCCATGGGGCAATCCATTTAAATTTAAATTGGACGTGAATAATGATGGTCGCATCCCTCGATTTTTAGAAACCCACTTAGATGATCCCAAGAAAGACCAAGTCTGGATCGGCGACACAGTGATCGTCTGGTCGCGTGGCCCCGACGGGATGGATTGGCGCAAAGAAGAAGCCGAGGACGACCCGAAGACTTGGTAA
- the coaD gene encoding pantetheine-phosphate adenylyltransferase, which translates to MKIGIYPGSFDPITNGHLDVINRARHIFDKVIVAVANNAAKKPLFTSEERVKLIEDNLLDRPNISVISFDGLIVDLAKQTKAVALIRGLRAVSDFEHEFQMAQMNRHLDDSIETIFLMPNEQFFFTSSNLVKQVFKFTDRERRLIPANVHAALSKKFGHEA; encoded by the coding sequence ATGAAAATCGGCATTTATCCAGGGTCCTTTGATCCAATTACAAATGGTCACCTTGACGTGATTAACCGAGCGCGGCACATTTTTGACAAAGTGATTGTGGCCGTGGCCAATAATGCAGCCAAAAAGCCGCTCTTCACCAGTGAAGAGCGCGTCAAATTAATCGAGGACAACCTGCTCGACCGCCCCAATATATCAGTCATTTCTTTCGATGGCTTGATTGTGGACCTGGCCAAACAGACCAAAGCCGTGGCTCTCATCCGCGGCCTACGCGCCGTGTCGGACTTCGAGCACGAATTTCAAATGGCGCAAATGAATCGTCATTTGGACGATTCAATCGAAACCATCTTCCTGATGCCCAATGAGCAATTTTTCTTTACCAGCTCCAATCTAGTCAAACAGGTCTTTAAATTTACCGATCGAGAACGTCGCCTGATTCCAGCCAATGTGCACGCGGCACTGTCGAAGAAGTTTGGCCACGAAGCTTAA
- a CDS encoding MFS transporter, with translation MSDITSTPTKSKQSPSSLGIIFLTLFLDLVGFSIIFPLFPAMLKYYLPSGDGAESLLGQLIAPLTNLAESSGAADPEFMTAVLFGGILGSLYSILQFVCAPLWGAYSDRVGRRKVLLITISGLGLSYIAWFFAASFWVLVFARVLGGAMGGNLSVATAAVADTTTREKRSSGLAIIGIAFGLGFIVGPAIGGLLAKIDLTEIAPSLKAFGVNPFSVPALVSLILTVINLIWVSRRFKETLPESKRGKPNPECKGLAVFRIFQCPEPATRRTNFVYLIYMLAFSGMEFTLTFLAVERFGFSPAQNGGMFVFIGLILVLVQGGIVRRLATPVGEKRLALAGLVCGVTAFLLIAIGHGYGLFFTGLALMACSIGLASPTLSALVSLYSNESDQGANLGIFRSAGSLARAIGPLLAAFTYFAYGSQNAYLFGALVVLVPLSMAIKLPKPVKGKE, from the coding sequence ATGAGCGATATCACCTCCACTCCTACCAAAAGCAAGCAGAGCCCTAGCAGTCTCGGCATCATTTTCCTAACGCTGTTCTTGGATTTGGTCGGTTTTTCGATCATCTTCCCGCTGTTTCCAGCGATGCTCAAGTATTACTTGCCGAGCGGCGATGGGGCCGAAAGCCTACTGGGGCAGCTGATCGCGCCGCTGACTAATTTAGCAGAAAGTAGCGGCGCGGCCGACCCGGAGTTTATGACGGCGGTGCTTTTCGGCGGCATCCTCGGCTCGCTCTACTCGATCCTACAATTTGTCTGTGCGCCACTGTGGGGTGCGTATTCCGACCGCGTCGGACGCCGCAAGGTGCTACTCATAACCATCAGCGGCCTCGGGCTCAGTTACATCGCTTGGTTTTTTGCCGCATCTTTCTGGGTGCTAGTTTTTGCCCGTGTGCTGGGCGGTGCCATGGGGGGCAATCTCTCCGTGGCCACCGCAGCTGTCGCCGATACCACCACACGTGAAAAGCGCTCCAGCGGCCTCGCGATTATCGGAATCGCCTTTGGGCTAGGCTTTATCGTGGGGCCCGCCATCGGCGGCCTACTCGCCAAGATTGACCTGACTGAGATCGCGCCCTCGCTCAAAGCCTTTGGCGTGAACCCCTTCTCGGTGCCTGCACTGGTCAGCCTTATATTGACAGTCATCAATTTGATCTGGGTCAGCCGCCGCTTTAAAGAGACCTTGCCCGAGTCCAAACGCGGCAAGCCCAACCCGGAGTGCAAAGGCTTAGCGGTCTTTCGCATCTTCCAATGCCCGGAACCGGCCACTCGTCGGACGAATTTCGTATATTTAATCTATATGTTAGCCTTTAGCGGGATGGAGTTCACCCTCACCTTCCTGGCCGTCGAGCGCTTCGGCTTCAGCCCCGCACAGAATGGAGGCATGTTTGTGTTTATCGGCCTCATTCTGGTGCTGGTGCAAGGTGGCATCGTGCGCCGCCTCGCCACACCGGTCGGCGAAAAACGCCTCGCCTTGGCCGGCTTGGTCTGCGGCGTCACGGCATTTCTGCTGATCGCCATCGGCCACGGCTATGGTCTATTTTTCACAGGCTTGGCACTGATGGCCTGCTCGATCGGACTCGCGTCTCCGACACTGAGCGCGCTGGTATCACTCTACTCCAATGAATCCGATCAAGGTGCCAACCTGGGCATCTTCCGCTCGGCCGGCTCGCTGGCACGCGCCATCGGCCCACTGCTAGCCGCCTTCACTTACTTCGCATACGGCTCTCAGAATGCGTATTTATTTGGTGCTCTGGTCGTGCTGGTCCCCCTGAGCATGGCAATTAAGCTACCTAAGCCTGTGAAGGGAAAGGAGTGA
- a CDS encoding RNA recognition motif domain-containing protein, with product MSVRLYVGNLSFDATAEDLREIFGQTGVVEDSVIVTRPGGGRPRGFGFVTMADEAAGQEAIRQLDGQELAGRQLVVNVAKERQSGDNSEEE from the coding sequence ATGTCCGTCCGACTCTATGTAGGTAACCTTTCTTTCGATGCCACTGCCGAAGATCTCCGTGAGATTTTTGGACAAACCGGTGTGGTGGAGGACTCTGTCATTGTGACGCGCCCAGGTGGTGGTCGCCCCCGCGGTTTTGGTTTTGTGACGATGGCTGATGAAGCCGCAGGGCAAGAAGCGATCCGTCAACTCGATGGACAAGAGTTGGCAGGACGTCAGTTAGTGGTGAATGTCGCGAAGGAGCGTCAGAGCGGGGATAATAGCGAAGAGGAGTGA